One window from the genome of Eucalyptus grandis isolate ANBG69807.140 chromosome 7, ASM1654582v1, whole genome shotgun sequence encodes:
- the LOC104454669 gene encoding DNA damage-repair/toleration protein DRT100, with product MRLWFGAALLLVVLARAVSGCPASDREALLAFKASLSEPYLGIFNSWTGTDCCSNWYGISCDPTVARVADINLRGESEDPIFEKAGRSGYMTGTINPSICRLDRLTNLILADWKGISGEIPACITSLSSLRVVDLVGNKISGRIPPAIGDLRRVTVLNLADNQISGEIPASIVQMSSLMHVDLRNNRISGVIPADFGKLTMLSRALLGRNQLNGTIPSSIATMYRLADLDLSMNHINGWVPEELGKMRVLSTLTLDSNWLSGKLPASLLSDAGMGILNLSRNWIEGEIPDVFGSNSYFMALDLSHNNLKGKIPGSLSSAKYIGHLDLSHNHLCGPIPIGEPFEHLEASSFANNDCLCGNPLRTC from the coding sequence ATGAGGCTGTGGTTCGGTGCTGCATTGCTGCTGGTGGTGCTGGCTCGGGCGGTGAGCGGTTGTCCGGCGTCCGACAGGGAAGCTCTCCTGGCCTTCAAAGCGTCGCTGAGCGAGCCTTACCTGGGCATCTTCAACTCGTGGACCGGCACCGACTGCTGCAGCAACTGGTACGGCATCAGCTGCGACCCCACCGTCGCCCGCGTCGCCGACATCAACCTCCGCGGCGAGTCCGAGGACCCCATCTTCGAGAAGGCCGGCCGCTCCGGCTACATGACCGGCACCATCAACCCCTCCATCTGCCGCCTCGACCGCCTCACCAACCTCATCCTCGCCGACTGGAAGGGCATCTCCGGCGAGATCCCCGCCTGCATcacctccctctcctccctccgCGTCGTCGACCTGGTCGGCAACAAGATCTCCGGCCGCATCCCCCCGGCGATCGGAGACCTCCGCCGCGTCACGGTCCTCAACCTGGCGGACAACCAGATCTCCGGGGAGATCCCGGCGTCGATCGTCCAGATGTCGAGCCTCATGCACGTGGACCTCAGGAACAACAGGATCTCAGGCGTGATCCCTGCGGACTTCGGGAAGCTGACGATGCTGAGCCGGGCGCTGCTGGGCCGGAACCAGCTGAATGGGACGATCCCGAGCTCGATAGCCACCATGTACAGGCTGGCGGACCTGGACCTGTCGATGAACCATATCAACGGTTGGGTCCCGGAGGAGCTGGGCAAAATGCGGGTGCTGTCGACGCTGACCCTGGACAGTAACTGGCTGTCGGGCAAGTTGCCGGCGAGCCTGTTGAGCGACGCGGGCATGGGAATACTGAACCTCAGCCGGAACTGGATCGAGGGGGAGATTCCGGACGTGTTCGGGTCGAACTCGTATTTCATGGCGCTGGACTTGTCGCACAACAATCTGAAAGGCAAGATACCGGGATCGCTGTCGTCGGCCAAGTACATCGGCCACTTGGACCTGAGTCACAACCACCTGTGCGGGCCCATCCCCATTGGCGAGCCGTTCGAGCACCTCGAAGCGTCGTCGTTTGCCAACAACGACTGTCTGTGCGGGAATCCCTTGAGGACTTGTTAA